One part of the Populus alba chromosome 18, ASM523922v2, whole genome shotgun sequence genome encodes these proteins:
- the LOC118051158 gene encoding aspartyl protease family protein At5g10770, with amino-acid sequence MATPICSISLLNVFLLLFSLEKGYAVEENEATKSYLHVVKVNSLLPTTACNHSSKVSNSLSLEVVHRRGPCIGIVNQEKGADAPSNMEILLRDQYRVDSIRARLSSRGMFPEKQATLPVQSGASIGAGDYVVTVGLGTPEKEFTLIFDTGSDITWTQCEPCTKTCYKQKEPRLNPSKSTSYKNISCSSALCNLVASEASQNCSSSTCRYQVQYGDGSYSIGFFAAETLTLSSSNVFKNFLFGCGQQNNGLFGRAAGLLGLGRTKLALPSQTAKKYKKLFSYCLPASSSSEGYLSLGGQVSKSVKFTPLSADFDSTPFYGLDITGLSVGGRKLSLEESAFSAGTVIDSGTVITRLSPTAYSELSSAFQNLMTDYPSTSGYSIFDTCYDFSKYDTVRIPKVGVTFKGGVEMDIDVSGILYPVNGLKRVCLAFAGNDDDSDTSIFGNVQQRTYQVVYDGAKGRVGFAPGGCS; translated from the exons ATGGCCACCCCAATTTGTTCCATCTCTCTTctgaatgtttttcttcttctattctctTTGGAAAAGGGCTATGCTGTTGAAGAAAATGAGGCTACGAAAAGCTATCTTCATGTTGTTAAAGTCAACTCTCTTCTGCCAACAACTGCCTGCAACCACTCTTCTAAAG TTTCAAACAGTTTATCCCTGGAGGTGGTGCACAGGCGTGGCCCATGCATTGGTATAGTGAATCAAGAGAAAGGAGCAGATGCTCCATCTAACATGGAAATCCTCCTTCGAGACCAATATCGAGTGGATTCAATTCGTGCTAGGCTCTCAAGTCGTGGCATGTTCCCGGAGAAGCAGGCTACATTGCCGGTCCAGTCTGGTGCATCTATCGGTGCTGGTGATTATGTTGTTACTGTGGGTCTCGGCACACCGGAAAAAGAATTTACCCTCATATTCGACACCGGCAGCGATATCACTTGGACTCAATGTGAGCCATGCACGAAGACTTGCTACAAACAGAAGGAGCCAAGGTTAAATCCGAGCAAGTCTACTTCATACAAGAACATTTCGTGTTCCTCGGCGTTGTGCAACTTAGTCGCGTCAG AAGCTAGCCAAAATTGTTCTTCTTCGACATGCCGTTACCAAGTGCAATATGGAGACGGCTCCTACTCAATCGGATTTTTTGCTGCAGAAACATTAACCCTTTCATCATCAAATGTGTTCAAGAACTTCTTATTTGGGTGCGGGCAACAAAACAATGGCCTATTTGGACGAGCAGCCGGTTTGCTGGGACTTGGTCGGACCAAGTTAGCCTTACCATCACAAACtgctaaaaaatacaaaaagctcTTCTCTTATTGCCTACCGGCATCCTCCAGCTCCGAAGGTTACCTCAGTCTTGGTGGACAAGTCTCCAAGTCTGTGAAATTCACTCCTTTGTCTGCAGACTTTGACTCGACGCCATTTTACGGCCTGGACATAACCGGGCTAAGTGTTGGAGGGCGCAAGCTATCACTAGAGGAATCGGCTTTTTCAGCTGGAACCGTTATTGACTCTGGCACGGTCATCACGAGACTGTCTCCGACAGCATACTCCGAGCTCAGCTCAGCATTTCAAAATTTGATGACAGATTATCCTTCGACAAGTGGGTATTCTATTTTCGATACGTGCTATGATTTTAGTAAATATGACACGGTAAGGATACCCAAGGTTGGTGTGACCTTCAAAGGCGGAGTCGAGATGGATATTGATGTGTCAGGGATTTTGTATCCAGTGAACGGTTTGAAGAGGGTTTGCCTAGCTTTCGCAGGAAATGATGATGATAGCGATACATCAATTTTTGGAAATGTTCAGCAAAGGACTTATCAAGTGGTCTATGATGGTGCAAAAGGAAGGGTTGGATTTGCCCCTGGTGGTTGTAGCTGA
- the LOC118051157 gene encoding aspartyl protease family protein At5g10770, which produces MSSIPLLSFVIYGFLLLSPCNSLKDAADEGTREYFHTLKINSLPPSEVCKESSKAVNEGSSSLKLVHRFGPCNPHRTSTAPASSLNEILRRDKLRVDSIIQARRSVNLTSSVEHMKSSVPFYGLSKITASDYIVNVGIGTPKKEMPLIFDTGSGLIWTQCKPCKACYPKVPVFDPTKSASFKGLPCSSKLCQAIGQGCSSSKCTYKTAYVDNSSSTGTWATETISFSHLKYDFENVLIGCSDQVSGDSYGQSGIMGLNRQPISFASQTANIYNKLFSYCIPSTPGSTGHLTFGGQVSNDVKFSPVSKTAPSSDYDIKMTGISVGGRKLSIDASAFKIASAIDSGTVLTRLPPKAYSTLRSVFREMLKGYPLSAQDIFLDTCYDFSNYSTVAIPSISVFFEGGVEMDIDVSGIMLQYPPGSKVYCLAFAELDYEVSIFGNFQQKTYTIVFDGAKERIGFAPGGCD; this is translated from the exons ATGTCTTCGATACCACTACTTTCTTTTGTGAtttatggttttcttcttctttccccttGTAACTCTTTGAAGGACGCTGCCGATGAAGGAACGAGAGAATATTTTCATACTCTCAAAATCAATTCTCTCCCACCATCAGAAGTCTGCAAGGAATCTTCCAAAG CTGTCAACGAGGGTTCATCATCCCTAAAGTTAGTACACAGGTTCGGTCCATGCAATCCACACAGAACATCAACTGCTCCAGCATCATCTCTCAACGAAATCCTCCGTCGAGACAAACTTCGAGTTGACTCAATTATTCAGGCCCGGCGTTCAGTGAACTTGACCAGCAGTGTTGAGCACATGAAGAGTAGTGTCCCGTTCTATGGTCTATCCAAAATCACTGCAAGTGACTATATTGTCAACGTTGGAATCGGCACGCCCAAGAAGGAAATGCCACTTATATTCGACACAGGCAGTGGTCTCATTTGGACTCAATGTAAGCCATGCAAGGCTTGCTATCCAAAAGTCCCTGTGTTCGATCCAACCAAGTCAGCTTCATTCAAAGGCCTTCCATGTTCCTCAAAGCTATGCCAAGCAATCGGGCAag GATGCTCCTCTTCGAAATGCACCTACAAAACTGCATATGTAGACAACAGCAGCTCCACAGGAACTTGGGCCACCGAAACAATATCCTTTAGCCATTTAAAGTACGACTTCGAGAACGTTTTGATTGGATGCAGCGATCAAGTATCTGGTGATTCATATGGACAATCTGGTATAATGGGACTAAACCGCCAGCCTATATCTTTTGCATCACAAACTGCTAATATATACAACAAACTCTTCTCTTATTGTATACCGTCAACTCCTGGCTCGACTGGTCATCTTACTTTCGGCGGCCAAGTGTCGAACGATGTTAAATTCTCCCCAGTATCTAAAACAGCGCCATCTTCGGACTACGACATCAAAATGACTGGAATTAGTGTTGGAGGCCGTAAACTATCAATAGATGCATCGGCTTTTAAGATTGCTAGCGCCATCGACTCCGGTACAGTGCTCACTCGGCTGCCTCCGAAGGCATACTCGACACTGAGGTCGGTGTTCCGAGAAATGTTGAAAGGTTATCCTTTGTCGGCCCAAGATATCTTTCTAGACACATGCTATGACTTCAGTAATTATAGCACGGTTGCAATACCTTCGATTAGTGTGTTCTTCGAAGGTGGCGTAGAGATGGATATCGATGTTTCGGGGATCATGTTGCAATATCCACCAGGGAGCAAGGTGTACTGCTTGGCATTTGCAGAATTGGATTACGAAGTTTCTATCTTTGGGAATTTTCAGCAAAAGACTTACACTATAGTCTTTGATGGTGCGAAGGAAAGGATTGGGTTTGCCCCCGGTGGCTGTGACTAa